In the Anoplopoma fimbria isolate UVic2021 breed Golden Eagle Sablefish chromosome 7, Afim_UVic_2022, whole genome shotgun sequence genome, one interval contains:
- the LOC129093400 gene encoding LOW QUALITY PROTEIN: broad substrate specificity ATP-binding cassette transporter ABCG2-like (The sequence of the model RefSeq protein was modified relative to this genomic sequence to represent the inferred CDS: inserted 1 base in 1 codon), giving the protein MSRAQVTMELGLNGASKHQSAGAGQQRQGATVSFHNIDYKVTQGGSCLCRKKGTTKDILIDLNGIMKPGLNAIMGATGSGKSSFLDVLAARKDPSGLSGEVLIDGAQQPPNFKCLSGYVVQDDVVMGTLTVRENFIFSAALRLPSSVSQKEKEEKVNKLIQELGLGRVADSRVGTQLIRGXSGGERKRTNIGMELIIDPPVLFLDEPTTGLDASTANSVLLLLKRMANSGRTIILSIHQPRYSIYRLFDSLTLLVNGKQVYHGPAQTALEYFSDIGYTCEPHNNPADFFLDIINGDSTAVALNNLDKDDPDSDTVSISRRGIENKLVEEYRNCNYFRQTKAELERIIQGKPPTKSRSRTITYNTGFLTQFRWVLKRTFQNLMLNPQTSIAQVAVTLFLALVVGAIFFDVKEDQSGIQNRFGALFFITVNQCFSSLSSAELFIAERKLFIHEYISGYYRVSVYFLSKILSDILTLRTIPAIVFSCVAYFMIGLKPTVAAFFTFMFTVTLVAYTATSMALAISADQTVVAIANIFMTIACVFMMIFAGLLVNLPSIVSWLSWLKYLSIPRYGLGALQVNEFTGLNFCRSLNSSIVPPGLSCTGEEFLEEQGVDFSTWGFWQNHMALGIMTICFLAIAYLKLRFIRKFT; this is encoded by the exons ATGTCGAGGGCCCAAGTGACGATGGAACTTGGGCTGAATGGAGCCTCAAAACACCAG TCTGCAGGTGCGGGCCAACAGCGGCAGGGCGCCACCGTCAGCTTTCATAACATCGACTACAAGGTGACGCAGGGAGGAAGCTGCCTGTGTCGGAAGAAGGGTACGACCAAAGACATCCTCATCGACCTCAA TGGGATCATGAAACCGGGTCTGAACGCCATCATGGGAGCCACGGGAAGCGGAAAGTCATC GTTCCTGGATGTTCTGGCAGCGAGGAAGGACCCTTCAGGTCTGTCCGGAGAAGTTTTAATCGACGGAGCTCAGCAGCCTCCAAACTTCAAGTGTCTGTCTGGATACGTGGTGCAG GACGACGTGGTGATGGGAACGCTGACCGTCAGAGAGAACTTCATCTTCTCTGCGGCGCTGAGACTCCCGTCGTCTGTTTctcagaaggagaaggaggaaaaggTCAACAAGCTGATCCAGGAGCTGGGACTGGGCCGAGTGGCCGACTccagg gTGGGCACTCAGCTGATTCGAG TCTCCGGCGgcgagaggaagaggacgaaCATCGGCATGGAGCTGATCATCGACCCGCCCGTCCTCTTCCTGGACGAACCCACCACCGGCCTGGACGCCAGCACCGCCAACtccgtcctgctgctgctcaagag GATGGCCAACAGCGGTCGCACCATCATCCTCTCCATCCACCAGCCTCGATACTCCATCTACCGGCTGTTCGATAGCCTCACCCTGCTGGTCAACGGCAAACAG GTTTACCACGGCCCGGCTCAGACCGCGCTGGAGTATTTCTCAGACATTG GATACACCTGTGAGCCCCACAACAACCCTGCTGACTTCTTCCTGGACATCATCAACGGAGACTCGACCGCCGTCGCCCTCAATAACCTGGACAAAGACG aTCCAGATTCAGACACTGTGTCGATATCCAGACGAGGGATCGAGAACAAACTGGTAGAGGAATACAGAAACTGCAACTACTTCAGGCAGACCAAAGCAGAGTTGG agAGGATAATTCAGGGTAAGCCGCCCACCAAGTCTCGCTCCAGAACCATCACCTACAACACCGGCTTCCTGACCCAGTTCAGATGGGTTCTCAAGAGAACGTTCCAAAACCTGATGCTCAACCCTCAGACCTCCATTGCTCAG GTAGCAGTGACTTTGTTCCTGGCTCTCGTCGTAGGAGCCATTTTCTTTGACGTCAAGGAGGATCAGAGTGGAATCCAGAACAg gttcGGCGCTCTCTTCTTCATCACTGTGAATCAGTGTTTCAGCTCGCTGTCGTCTGCTGAACTCTTCATCGCAGAGAGGAAACTCTTCAT TCACGAGTACATCAGCGGTTACTACAGGGTGTCGGTGTACTTCCTGTCTAAGATCCTGTCTGACATCCTCACGCTGAGGACCATCCCCGCCATCGTCTTCAGCTGTGTGGCGTACTTTATGATTG GTCTGAAGCCGACAGTCGCAGCGTTCTTCACCTTCATGTTCACCGTGACTCTGGTCGCCTACACCGCCACCTCCATGGCTCTGGCCATCTCAGCCGACCAGACGGTGGTCGCCATCGCCAACATCTTCATGACCATCGCCTGCGTCTTCATGatg atCTTTGCAGGTCTGCTGGTGAATCTTCCCTCCATCGTCAGCTGGCTCTCTTGGTTGAAATACTTGAGTATACCACGATACGGCCTCGGt GCTCTGCAGGTTAACGAGTTCACTGGACTGAACTTCTGTCGCAGTCTCAACAGCAGCATCGTTCCACCGGGACTCTC GTGTACGGGGGAGGAGTTTCTGGAGGAGCAGGGCGTCGATTTCTCCACCTGGGGCTTCTGGCAGAACCACATGGCTCTGGGCATCATGACCATCTGCTTCCTCGCCATCGCTTACCTCAAACTGCGCTTCATCAGGAAGTTCACCTAG